The DNA region ggagaactgtaacgtttgtgtgggagaactgcaacgtttgtgtaggagaactgcaatgtttgtgtgggagaactgccacgtttgtgtgggagaactgcaacatttgtgtgggagaactgcaacgtttgtgtgggagatctgcaacgtttgtgtgggagaactgcaatgtttgtgtaggagaactgcaacatttgtgtgggagaactgcaacgtttgtgtgggagaactgcaacgtttgtgtgggagaactgcaatgtttgtgtaggagaactgcaacatttgtgtgggataactgcaacgtttgtgtgggagaactgcaacgtttgtgtgggagaactgcaatgtttgtgtaggagaactgtaacgtttgtgtgggagaactgcaacgtttgtgtgggagaactgcaatgtttgtgtAGGAGAACTGCAGCGTTTTtgtaggagaactgcaacgtttgtgtgggagaactgcaacgtttgtgtgggagaactgcaatgtttgtgtAGGAGAACTGCAGCGTTTTtgtaggagaactgcaacgtttgtgtgggagaactgcaacgtttgtgtgggagaactgcaatgtttgtgtaggagaactgcaacatttgtgtgggagaactgcaacgtttgtgtgggagaactgcaacgtttgtgtgggagaactgcaatgtttgtgtaggagaactgtaacgtttgtgtgggagaactgcaacgtttgtgtgggagaactgcaatgtttgtgtgggagaactgcaacgtttgtgtgggagaactgcaacatttgtgtgggagaactgcaacgtttgtgtgggagaactgcaacgtttgtgtgggagaactgcaacgtttgtgtgggagaactgcagtgtttgtgtaggagaactgtaacgtttgtgtgggagaactgtaacgtttgtgtgggagaactgcaacgtttgtgtgggagaactgcaatgtttgtgtgggagaactgcaacgtttgtgtgggagaactgcaacatttgtgtgggagaactgcaacgtttgtgtgggagaactgcaacgtttgaatgggagaactgcaatgtttgtgtaggagaactgcaacatttgtgtgggagaactgcaacgtttgtgtgggagaactgcaacgtttgtgggagaactgcaatgtttgtgtaggagaattgtaacgtttgtgtgggagaactgcaacgtttgtgtgggagaactgcaatgtttgtgtgggagaactgcaacgtttgtgtgggagaactgcaacatttgtgtgagagaactgcaacgtttgtgtgggagaactgcaacgtttgtgtgggagaactgcaatgtttgtgtaggagaactgtaacgtttgtgtgggagaactgcaacgtttgtgtgggagaactgcaatgtttgtgtgggagaactgcaacgtttgtgtaggagaactgcaatgtttgtgtAGGAGAACTGTAACGTTTTTGtatgagaactgcaacgtttgtgtgggagaactgcaacgtttgtgtgagagaactgcaacgtttgtgtgggagaactgcaacgtttgtgtgggagaactgcaatgtttgtgtgggagaactgcaacgtttgtgtaggAGAACTGCCACGTTCGTGTGGGAGAACTTTAAAGTTTTCTGTGGGAGAAGTTAGTGAGAGAACTTCGtaccggaggaggaggagtataAGCTGAACTGCAAGGTGTTGCAGGACTTCGAGTTGATGGGTGGAACTCCAGTGACAGTGAAACTCCAAGGAGAGTAGGAAGCGACACGTAACTTGTGTGAAGCCGGTGGAGGAGCTTCACTGACATTCAAGGAGGACTTCATGAGAAACTGATTGGAGGAACTGCAGGAGTACCTTGCGTGTTATTCTGAGGACCCAGATTGATGATTATACTAGGAGACCACGAGTAATGGAACAGAGGATCTTTTGGACACGTTGATGTTTAAGGAAGTGTTTGATTGCGTTTTGGCATGAAAGACGCAGagcaaggtgagagattgatgctTTTGTAGAGTAGAAATTATGTGAATATTTTATGTGCCATGTATTGCAGCCTGAAGcagtgaagggagcagaaggttgTAGGCTGACGTTTAAGCAGCAGCCTGATACAGTTATAGGTTGGAGACATAAGACGACATTGGAGTGTTATCAGTTGGCAGCAGTCTAAGAGGTTGCATTGTTTTATAACTATTCTCATATGTATCTTgtgtatgttcttatgtattaaaTGTTATATTGGTTTGCTGGCTTTTGCTTTCatcctggtgaggcttcctggctagagagagagagagagagagaaaagaaactTCTTTAATGTGGGTGACAGTTGACTACAACTAAGGGAGGACTGAGAGATCATCCCACAGTAAGGAGAATGCGGAGAGTCACGGCGGCTCAGGATCGGGTGTGTAGTCATGACAATTAGGCAGTGTGAGTCGTACCAACGAAATAAAGGTGACACTTAACCCCTCTCCCAGAATTAGACGCTTACCAGGGTGATCTCCCAAataattgcaagcactccagtgtccattgccaGTCGAtcgacggtagcgggagtgtggttACTGTGGTCGGCTATTTGTTCTGTCTGGGAGTGGTTGGAGTCTTTGTTCGACAGTAAGCAAGTACCAGGTTAGTTCAAATAACCAAAAGTTACATTCTAAATAACAACCCCCAAcctccaaccccccctcccccccccctgatagaaTACCATCTAGGGGAAGTAAGCACACATACCCACATCAAAATAGCAGGTTACCACCAGAGGGAAAACCCAGAGTTTGTGTTTTGACAACATGTTGAGGGTGTGGTAATGAACGTTCACATTTAAAACAAAGCGACCATAAGCTGCTCAAGATCTGAATTGTTGGTAAAAGGTTAACAGGtgtttgtgtttagtgtatatgtTATATGTGCACTTACTTCACTGTGATATGTCTTGGCTTGCTGCCTGTCACTATCCCTCCCTCTGATGGTTCTAGTTAACCAGACTCACACTTACCTTTCCTCTCTCCGTCGCTCAGGATCTTATTCTGTAAGTTCACTTTGCTCTTGTCTTGTTCCTTCCTTCTTCCTTTAGCCTTTTTCTCTGCATATTTTCCTCTCTGTTTCTTGATTTTCACATTTCCttttatttgtttaattttgGTTCGTCTTCTCTTATCTTTACTCTTTTCCATTCGTATTTTTCCATTGTTTCCCTTCACTTTCTTTGGCCTTCTGCGACGTTTACTCTCATCCATTCGTTTGTTTTCCTTCTTCGTATTTGGTTTTCTTCGCCGCATTGTCTTGCCTTTGTTTTTGTGCATTTGTTTACCTTTACCATTTAATTGTTTACCTTTTCTTTTACTCTCTGAAATTCCCTTAtgttctttccttctttctttttcTGTGTCGGTTGTTTTCTTTTTCATTAATTTGTTCACATTGTTCACGTGTTTTTTGCGATATTTGCTCTCCTCGTTGTTTTTGTTTAGCTTATTTGTGTTTTGTCTCTTTTGATGTTTAATACGTGGCTTAAGTTGTCCCACTTTTCCTTGTCCTCGACGACGCTGTGTCATTTCTTTTCCTCCGAGTTTGTGGTTTCTAGCTCGTGTTCTACGACGCTCAGCTCCGCTTGGCTTACCACCTCCCACAATGTTCTTCTTTACTCCATTCCTCTTGTTCTTTTGACTTTGCTTGCCCGTCTTCTTCTCACTTCTGTTGTGACGTATTTTCTTGTTACTTTTCTTGCGTATTTTGCTGTCGCCTCTTGGTGCTCCTGCGGTGTTGACGTCGCCTCTGGATCGTTTGTTGAGACCTTCCCTTCTCTTCCGCTGAAGCATTCTTGATCCAAGGTCCTCCTCTGTGGGAAAACGCCAGCCAAATGTTAAACAGTAAAATACCTTAATTGATAACATTTAAATTATTCACATTTAAGTTGCACAAAATACTCTGAAATGTTATCAGAGCCTTAAACATATCTTCAAGAAAAAAAATATCATAAACTGAGAAATTGAAGAGATGAAAATTTACGCATTAAATGCAAAGATAAGTAAATTTTATTCGCAAACATTTGTACATAAACAATATGTACAATTTACTTTCACAGAGATTTTATACTCATCACTGAACATCTGTCTGCAGCAATAATTCTTTAATATTACGTATCCAGGATGGTACACTGCATTCATGCTAAGTTAGTACTTTGTTGTGTCATTGGCTGAGGGATGCATTATAAACCCAACAGGCTTCCTGTTAATAACAATGAGTTACTAAGTCTACCATATTGATTCTTACTGTTGGTGTATACTGACACAAGCAACAGATGTAAAGCTGAAGCTGGTCTGTCATGTGGATCATAATCATGTAGTTATGTGTAATGTATATAAAACGCTTCT from Procambarus clarkii isolate CNS0578487 chromosome 31, FALCON_Pclarkii_2.0, whole genome shotgun sequence includes:
- the LOC138370280 gene encoding arginine and glutamate-rich protein 1-B-like, with amino-acid sequence MGKWEAIWLLMHCPHKNSDFQEDLGSRMLQRKRREGLNKRSRGDVNTAGAPRGDSKIRKKSNKKIRHNRSEKKTGKQSQKNKRNGVKKNIVGGGKPSGAERRRTRARNHKLGGKEMTQRRRGQGKVGQLKPRIKHQKRQNTNKLNKNNEESKYRKKHVNNVNKLMKKKTTDTEKERRKEHKGISESKRKGKQLNGKGKQMHKNKGKTMRRRKPNTKKENKRMDESKRRRRPKKVKGNNGKIRMEKSKDKRRRTKIKQIKGNVKIKKQRGKYAEKKAKGRRKEQDKSKVNLQNKILSDGERKASKVALGRPPGGEGHRSPHKVKGYGSAEESKYQLVPLF